Proteins from one Acidobacteriota bacterium genomic window:
- a CDS encoding translocation protein TolB — MTTAEDAKDTEEDRDRKDTMVKRLSVLLLVVVASAAAFAQGDWIRTGTGLGVEKVRLAQPDFKTTSSSSTPDPRAARLLKTFNETLWNDLDNAGIFEMVSKSFYPLGQPGQPNQVRLDAWANPPTNAAMLAFGNLNVAGDDVNVLGWLYDVKNAASPQVLGKQYREKATVENARLIAHRFADEIIFRLGGGLAGIAESKIVFVSTRGGNKEIWMMDYDGAGQQRITKDGSIALSPAISPDGARVAYVSFTSGNADLAMYSLELGRRVAFPHLGGANTAPSWTADGKLLFSSSMRSGDPEVFMAEASGSNPRRLTAFKGPDGQPAMNRKSGAQVAWVSGRTGLPQIYLMDADGANVQRVTQEGYAVSPAWSPNGQLLAFSWIRHYGPGAPGGQDIYIMDVTSRQWVQLTHEGSNDFPSWSPDGRHIVFQSRRGGSDQIWTMLADGAKQHQLTSSGKNTQPNWSWK; from the coding sequence ATGACAACCGCAGAGGACGCAAAGGACACCGAAGAAGACAGGGACAGGAAAGACACCATGGTGAAAAGGCTCAGCGTTCTTCTTCTCGTCGTGGTCGCGAGCGCGGCGGCGTTCGCGCAGGGCGATTGGATCCGCACCGGCACGGGCCTGGGCGTGGAGAAGGTGCGGCTGGCCCAGCCCGACTTCAAGACCACGTCGTCTTCGAGCACCCCGGATCCGCGCGCCGCGCGATTGCTCAAGACGTTCAACGAGACGCTGTGGAACGATCTCGATAATGCCGGCATCTTCGAGATGGTGTCGAAGAGTTTCTACCCTCTCGGCCAGCCGGGCCAGCCGAACCAAGTCCGCCTCGACGCGTGGGCGAACCCGCCGACCAACGCCGCCATGCTTGCCTTTGGCAATCTGAACGTTGCCGGCGACGACGTGAATGTCCTGGGATGGCTCTACGACGTGAAGAATGCCGCGTCGCCACAGGTGCTGGGCAAACAGTATCGCGAGAAGGCGACGGTCGAGAACGCGCGCCTGATCGCGCACAGATTTGCCGACGAGATCATCTTCCGGCTGGGCGGCGGCCTCGCGGGCATCGCGGAGAGCAAGATCGTGTTCGTCTCGACGCGCGGCGGCAACAAAGAAATATGGATGATGGATTACGACGGCGCCGGCCAGCAGCGCATCACCAAAGACGGCTCCATCGCGCTCTCGCCGGCGATCTCGCCCGATGGCGCGCGCGTGGCCTACGTCTCGTTCACCAGCGGCAACGCCGACCTGGCAATGTATTCGCTGGAATTGGGACGGCGCGTCGCCTTCCCGCATCTCGGCGGCGCGAACACCGCGCCTTCCTGGACCGCCGACGGCAAGCTGCTGTTCTCGTCGTCGATGCGCTCGGGCGATCCTGAGGTGTTCATGGCCGAAGCGAGCGGCAGCAATCCCAGGCGCCTGACGGCATTCAAAGGCCCGGACGGCCAACCAGCGATGAACCGGAAGTCCGGCGCGCAGGTGGCGTGGGTGAGCGGACGCACCGGACTGCCGCAGATCTACCTGATGGACGCCGACGGCGCCAACGTGCAGCGCGTCACCCAGGAAGGCTATGCCGTATCGCCGGCATGGTCCCCGAACGGGCAGTTGCTGGCGTTCTCCTGGATCCGGCACTACGGGCCGGGAGCGCCGGGCGGGCAAGACATCTATATTATGGACGTCACCTCGCGCCAGTGGGTGCAGCTCACGCACGAGGGCTCCAATGATTTTCCGTCGTGGTCGCCGGACGGAAGGCACATCGTCTTCCAGTCGCGCCGCGGCGGCTCGGACCAGATCTGGACCATGCTGGCGGATGGCGCAAAGCAGCATCAGCTCACCAGCTCGGGCAAGAACACGCAGCCGAACTGGAGTTGGAAGTAA